The Branchiostoma lanceolatum isolate klBraLanc5 chromosome 1, klBraLanc5.hap2, whole genome shotgun sequence genomic sequence aaaggcgGGCACCTGCGGCATCCGTGGACTTAATATCGACCTCCATCCGTATGAagccgaggaaaaggccagtAAACGGCCCACACCTTTTCGACAAAGAGCTGGACAGACCGACAGCGAATACAGCGGTCTAAAGGTCAGTAAAATTTCAGGTCTCAACCTTttgcacggcgcatatgtttctgtacacatagactGCCGTTTCTGTGTTTGATCACCCCGTTATTTCGTGGAGTAATAGCAGTCTACATTAATTCTATTTtcgaacacagtggttacaaacgaCATGCCTTCTAAATATCTTGCACACTACGtaatggaaaactgatttggtaGCACCCTTTGTCCACCATATACCTGATTATAATTCGTTTAAATTCTACCGGGTTAGATTTTACCTGCCAAGAAATGGTTTCTTcgcctgtcgtttaatttgtgcaaacttctaATACGATTTAAAATAGAGGTGATGACTGTCTTGATTTTTTCGACATTgagatatttcttgcaaacttatagattcataaatatcctgtttatatctcagccgacacaaatatcccaaTATGGCAAAAGTTCAGTAACCCATGGATTGTAGATGTGCATTGATTTTTCGAAGTTGcagaaattttgtttatttgtgcaaGTGGATAAGATCACGTATAAcgagaaacttctagcagacaaattAATTTTAACATGTCCAATATAAAGGACGTGTCTAGCCTTTGTATTGGAGATGCTTTCAAGTGTAGAAAACAACGCAACGCAACGTAGAAattttatctagataaaactgatagacatccatatatgtttacatgttgaataTGGTTGTTATGGAAGGAGGTGGTCGAGCCTGTTAACATGTATCAAGGTGTTACTAACCCGTTCtacattgtttctttcagctcTGCATGACAGCAAAGACAACAGTCATCAGAAAGAGTTGAACTTGGACGGcagtaacagcagctttcaaatgctgtgtatcacCTAACCAACACTCGTGGGGATCGATCTAGTCAGACTTGACATTGAGTCTATAGTTCCAGAATTCCTGCGGCATCAATGACCGTGTAAACGATTTGCTACTTGTATAAATATCAACTTCACTGTACAATATGTAAAATGTATCTTCCATAACAATGCTTTATTAGCTATTTCATGTTCTCTTATCATGTCCATTAAATAAAAGAGATAAAAACAATGTGgttgtctgtttcttttcacGCGTAGGTGATTTAAACAATCCCTAACCTGAAGACACATGAGCTGCTTGCAACTGAGtcattcaatatttcaaatcaGATGTAATAAAATTCAAAGGATTATTGTGTTCATGCCGATCtaatttaaaacaaaacaaaaacttattTAAAATAGAAAGGTTTGATAGTTATATTTCCAGTTGTATCTTATCAGTATAAAGGAGTGTAACATTCGCTCCTGTAAAAGAAGCTTCTTTTAAAAAGTTGAGATCATTGCAACAAGCCCTGGCTAAAGATGCagctaaaatactagtagatcaaGACATGACTATCCATTTCCTTCATACACATACCTTTTGACAAATCCATGACAAACAAATACTATGATTAAATTGCCAGATTTAACTGGTTGCTATATCTGCTACTTCCAAATTTAACACAGGGAGACATGGAAAGACAACTTCCAAACgaattccccagggaatacaCGGATGTTGAAACTACGCTTGCGCGGACGAATTCCTGAAAtacctgtacaattctgggaattcttgcagatcgggcgtaaagtatactattaggctcgcccctgaggcgtcgccaaaaacctgcATCGATCTGAAGCAATATGTAAACAGCGGGGCTGATACATCTCCGGCGATGCCATGGCATACAGCCCCGGGCATCACGTCCATGTGTCTCACTGCATTGGAATGTGGCGAGTATATAAATGCATGGGCAATAAGCTAGCTGTgtctactccccaagcagaggaggggttctggctggtttttgacatgtttttaggcgtttttgtcgggatttctactttgtgagtgtgggttggcgacacacacaaaaaagtagaaagcccgacaaagacgcctaaaaacatgtaaaaaaacagccggaacccctcctctgcttggagagtagctgtGTCTGCAACGAACATAGCGATGTTGTTGTAGATCTGTGTAGCAATATTTAATATAATGTCTGAGTACGGTATGGATAGATGAATATATAGGACTCACAGAAAGTAATCGAACTGGGTCGGCTCTGAGTTCATATATCGCTAAGATAGGAGTTAAGACCCTAAACACCCAAGCCAAATTTATTACATGTCTGATTATAAAATTGAATTGATATATAGTGAAACAACAATATGATCTTCAAGCAGCTTTATTGTCATGAGCACATCAGCATTCCAACCTTACTGATCCAAACTTGCCACAAAAATTTCGGAAACTTGATTTTAATCTATCATATCTCTGTGAATGATTTAAAATGCATTGCATCATGTGTCATTATCAAGCTTATTCAGTGACCTTGATGATGATATCCCGTTTGTTATGATCGTACATTCCTGGGTTAAGCACCAGAGCTACCTATGCAAGGTAGTTACAAAAAAGGTGCCAAAATTCTCCCTAATTATaggtttgttgtttttaatgggTAGTTTACTGTGTAATATTCGTTGGAAAGCTTGTATATTTtcctaaaaaaacatttaccacatttgttATGATCACTATATTGTGCAGTAAGCACCATAACAGAATTCTTTGATGGGTTTTCCAAAAACGTGCAGAAATTCCCCTGCCAACGTCATACACTGTGTTTTGGAAGGGGGATTTCGGCAATTTTGTTTTGTGAAGCTCTCGCATATTTAGCTCTGAAGTTCAACATGCGAATGTAGGATCATGCCAAATTTGGTATCAATATGAACGGCAATATCAGGCTTTCTAATGATACATAATCTTATACATTTGATAAAGTAACAACGGAGAAATGACCaatcaaattcaaattttccgAACGTTTCGTGCCGAGTTTAGCTTTCATAGCAAAACGAAATGATAACACTCTAGTGATGGTATTAGCATTATGACGTGTCCTGGTATAGACATTGCGAATTAGTGGCAAAGATTGAAGAAGAATATGATATCAATGAGAAGTATGTCTATGATTGGTTGCAGCAAAATCACTTGATTAAATACTGAGCATAGTTCGGAATGGAACTTCAGTTATATTGATTGTCCAATCGGCGTTGATGTCTCTTGAGACGGAAATGTTGATGCCATGTATAATAAGCTGCCAATTCGTCATATGACGCCACCTTCATTGAGCACAAGACTTCTTCCCTCTGAAAACGTACACAAACAAGTATTAGAGAACggaatgtgtgtgtatgtgggggAGGGGCGTACTATTGAATTGAGGGATCAGTATCTAATCGAAAATCTCAATatcaacaattcatcaataactGGGAGACACCTTACCGGTGGTCGTATTTTTCTAATCACTTGGATGGTCACGTGATACCCATGTCAAGGGCTTCCATTGTAGACGACCCACCTGTGATAGAACAGTACATTTTTAATTCAAATAAAATTGTTCACAAGCCGTAGAAAGCATGAATAGGCTTGATAACATGCAAAGTGTGCTATAGGTCTACAATGTGTATACCGAATAGAAAGACTCTATGTACACATCCAAATGATCTGATCAGCACAGATAAACGTCGGGTGAATACATCACTTAGTtatgtgtacaaagagtctttttattcagtgacttaccaacctgatgaaactattcacggagtgTGTTTACCGTTTACATATCGCAAAACGAGATAAACACTAAACAGGTTTGACAACATTGCTCTTACCTAACACGAGCTCACAAAGCATCATCGATAGAGTTTGCAATAGATTTGGCAACAAAGTACGCCAAACACACCCACCTTTGCTAGCACAGTTGTCTACAGAGAACCAGTAGCAAGCAGCGCAATGACTACAAGCATAGCCACCCCGTATAACAACGCGAAAAACTTTTTCACCTCCGCTTTTTCCATACTGAAGAACGAACTGACTGGTTCTGTAGGCTGGTCTGTTATGAATGGTCAGTGCAGATGGTGGAATCCAGGTGATGCTGAAATAGGCCTTGGGGCGGCTGTGTCACAATTGGTCTATTGTGGTCCATACCCCAATTAGGTTGTACCACTTGTAccaatggtaaaaaaaaaataaaaaagatacGCACCTTCCATGGCTGCATATccaacaaagaaacagttttttAAGAAGATGTCTTGCTTCCTATTTCAAGCCCATATGGTTTCCAGTTCTTACATACTGTCCTTCAAATCTGACCGGTAAAACGATAGCTTAATGACAGCTATATATTATCCACAAAAAGCGCTCTTGTGTCGCAAGCGCCCGACCGCAGCACCGGGGGTAAAAACGTACACGCCCAACCCATCGCTACGAGGCTAATCTTTGTAGCATAAGAAAGAACgtactaatatcatcttgtaCACTTTTTTTTCGTGACATTCTGTGCTGCGTTAATTGTTGATTGTTCATACAAGGAAGTTTAGATTAAAATGTTTAATATGAAATTAAGGTTCACAATTGTCCAACGTGAAACAAGTAAAGAGTTCCGGGCGGGTGCCAAGGGTCAAAGGTTAGAATTGTTTACATTGATATGGGTCATTTGACTGCGGATCAAAACAAACGATTTGAAATGTCGAAAGTTTACAGTTTGGTCTGTACAACACGCAATAAATAACTGATATTAGTTGTTTAGCTTTTATTTTTACGTTTCATTCAAAGGCACTACTGACAattttgaaggagaaagcaaGCAAGCACGCAACGGTGGATAGTAGCGTTAGAGTAGTGACAGAAACCACATGCTTTCTGAACAGTCTTAGAATAGGCACTTATGtactattttgaaaattatctTCACATTTTCTACAGATTTACCAGACAAAACGAACGTGTAATAATTACAAAGCAATGGAGGGTATTGGTGCTGATATCAGATGTCTACTAGAATAAACGTACGCAATCGCTAACACAGACGAAGATGATAAATGACCTGGAGTGGACTACTCTCTTTTTATCTTCTGATGTTTAGTTTGTACATATTTAAGCCTCACAGAGTATAACCTGCTTGGAGCTGCTTACAGAAAGTCATGTACCTAGGCCCTCTTCTCGAAAATGTGCTTGTCGCATTTAACATCAAAAGAGTTAACGCTTACTCTGCTTTGCAAAAGATGCTGTCATGAAATAatagaaatttcatttttgacaTAATTCCATTATTTGCACTATCCCTCttgcttcttcttctccttcttttccttcttcttcgCCTTAAGAGCAGCCACTAGTTTCTGCTCGTTCTTAATCTTTTCGTCCTCTTCCTTTAGCCCTGGCCCTTTAATGTGCATCTCTTTCTTATCAGTATCTcccttctttgtcttctttgtaTTTACGTTATCTTCCCCTTTTTCGCCCTGTTCCTTTAACCCACGCCCTATATTCGGGTTTTGTTCTTCCCTGAAGTCCATCAGCTCGCGGACTTCCCGCACCAGCTCCAGCCTCTCCATGTTGTCCAGGGCGCGGAGAAGTTCCACGATGCGTGCGGGAAGGTCTGTAGGAAAATAAGATAAATAGATTAAGTGGTTTATCATTAGTTTTACCCCAAAGTTATCCGGTTTTTGTTGTCGGTATTGCAATCTAAGGTCGTCTAAGGTATCTGTGCACTGATtcgtttcaacattttttttttaacgatctcgctcaatgcaaggccgtaagaggcctcttctcggcattgaactaattgaactaatgtggcataggtgagagacagcggtgtgtttgttttgaaggtttgtaggttgtattttgggggaaagcagtgggctgggagagAATTCTagagttttgcagttcgtggaaaaaagctgttactgtagaatgacttagaGGCTGGTAGTATAGTGGTGTTTTCTAAATTCGGTGACCTATTACAATAACGTCTTCCCTTATAAGCTTTAACATTAAACAACAGGTATTGATTTGTTtaacaatttatatttctactaCCACTTCTACTAATACTACTATCACtactcctcctcttcttccttgTCCTACTTCTACCTCTAGCGTTACgtctacttctactactactatcagtgctactactgctactactataGTGCTATCACTACTCTTCCTCCTCGTCCTACTACTACTAACGTTACCTCTAACGTTACCTCTACTTTTACTAGTATATAAGTGctgctactgctactactaccactactgcGATTACTCCTGCTACTGCAATTTTTGAAATTCCCTATATGCAGATGTAGCGTTTAACCTACTGAGGCTGCTGCTTGGAGTTGAGGAAAAGCATTATAACCCTCTCACAATACCTACTTTCCTTCAGAATGGTCGGGGAGTAGACAATTCTTGTCAGATACTCCTCAAACGCAGCGTCCGACACACCAGGTCCTGTAAGATGTGTCACATTAAGCCTTTCACTTTTATTATGTCAGTAGTTCTCAATGGTTGATATTTTTGCAGCACAGAGTCTCATATGTTCTTAACTCAAAGATGAATATAAGGAATTTTTACAATGCTTTACAATATCATAGCACAGTATAAAAAATCGAACCTTaatagatatactgtaaatcactttaatatagcggcaggaaaatatagcggtttgggggaaatggagtaggtcacggcacttaattttaacggtgggaacaaacattactggcttaaatattagtgatcaaatattagcgatgatgaaattttagctgttgactaaaATTAAATTACAgtcaacaaatcaagaattacagtaggtCCCTGTTAACAATGCCCTCTGATCCCGCATTTTTTCGTCCTTATTCATACTATTCACTCCCTTGAATCTATGAATCTATGAATTAAAGGCAACTCACTCCAATGTTTCTTAAACAGATCGAAGACGGCTTCTTGTTCTTTCTTTGATAGCCTGTCTTGTACGAAGGTGAACCTCGGATCTGTAACAAAATTAGTTAAACAGAATGACGTCGTTACTACTTTCATTGTGAGAAAGAGTCTTCTTCTTCCTAGTCTGTTTATAGTTTACCGATCAGAACACCAACGTTTTGTACTGTCTTGTATTTTTCGAGAAATGAGTAGAGGCAAGCATTCGCTTACCACGATCCTGCATGAAAATTGCAACCATTAACAACTGTGCAGCGAGACAACTCAATGTGAACAACTGTGTAAGTGTACCTATCCCATCGTAGTTTCGTCCAGGCACTTTGTGGCTATTCATTTAACACAAAACGTTAATGATTCGGAAAATTGTTTTCCTACGTGGCAAACAGCATGTAAGTCAGTCTTTGAATATCCACTCACTAACTTAGCAGAGCCTACCTGAAGAACCAAGTTCAATAAACGTCAAGGTCACCAGACAGACCCACATCCAGCGAGCGGCCATATCGGTTGTTTCTGTTCTTTACCGTCCAAGTCCTCTTACAATTTCTCCTGTGTCGGAACAACTTTACTCATCTTCGGCTCTGCTGTCCCTCTAAACCAGTTTTTCTGCTTTCGTTGCTCTTATGACGTTCTCTGACCTTCATGACCGATGTCTAAAGCGTAACAAGCCATATATGGGCACATCTGCTTACGTATGTGACGATTATTCAAATGAGTGTTGTAAGCATTGTAACTGCCAGATTTGAAAAGTTACAAAACAACAAGTCGACACATCAAAGCACCACCTTCCAGATTGTGCAAGAATTGCAAAGAGCTGAACCGCGATTTAAATATACTGTACAAGAGAATGTTGGTTACCTGTTGAGCGGGTTTTCAATGGAGGCACCTCGTCCCAGGGGAGGGGGGTTTAGGACcgaaagaacaacaacaaatctgAACATCTGGTGAAATGTTGACCCATTAAAGCTAAAACCAGAACATTTTGCCAATGAGTTGACCCTGACATTAATGTATCTTGATGAAATGTAACCGACTAAAGCGAGGACCTAAAGTCAAGAGAGTCACACAATCACTTGTTATTGTCCGGATCTGTCGGAGCGTGAAGACACACAGCCTTTAAGCCGGTGTCTTGATCTGAACTACAGGTAACGCTCCCTGCGTGTTGTACTAGGGCATACCGCTAGGCGTCTTTCTTCACTGTAAGAAGGGTCTGCAAAAGCCGTCCTTCGGAATTACGTTActtcatcattccagggtatcatcactcctttggaggaacccctcccttgtcagactccaagttTCCCTCTGTCGagcggttcttggccatgtaggtCCCAGGTGTTTAGTTAGATTGTCACTCCATCTTATTTAGGGGCGCCCTCTTGGTCTCTTCCAGTCTCTTGGTGTCCATTCTGTTGTTGTTACTTAATTTCCCTTTATTCCATTCTTTCCCATCTATACCATCTAGTCTTCTTCTAACGCAGAGAACACAAAGAATGCCTCCTTCAGAAAATGGATTCTCGCTGAAGGTTGCGTGGGAAAGTACCTATTTTTCTAAGCATTAGTCCTAATCCTCAGCTTAGCAACAGGGCGGTCAAACCGATGGCTGTCAGTTATTACCTGGCAGAACGCTGGCCTCCATTGCAGGGtccccacggcgatttttcaacttatccgCCATGTTCTTTGactggggggccgtatctgctttgggaccgtatctgcttgaggccccgtatctgcttgggatcctgtaaccgctgttcCCACACAGcagttacaggatcccaagcagatacggagcctcaagcagatacggtccccaagcagatccccccccccccctcagccAAAGAACCGGGCCCCGCCATAAGTTAAAAGATCGCCGTGGGGAAGCCTGCAGGCTAGCAGGACGCTGTCGCACAGCAATGAGGAGGGCGTTGTAGGGTTGGACAACTACTGGGATCCCTGcccttatcgataagtgtgctgggttctttaacgtgctagaggtgtggctctcaaGAAACACGGGACCTCTTTAATGCACGTATCATGCATCCGAGGGGCGTCCCAAGCCAAAATGATTGAGTACaaaagctaggtattcatttttcagctgagtgaagtgaggaaattcgtgtgaggtacctttcccaaggacacaaaatCAGATCATGTCAGgggttcgttttttttttcgttctaACCTTTACGCAACACGATGTTTGATTTTTTcagctgagtgaagtgaggaaattcgtgtaaggtacctttcccaaggacacaacatcagggcatgtcaggggttcgtttgtttgtttcgttcTAACCATTACGCAACACGATGCCACAAACATGATCGGCTTCCAAAGACTGAAAGAGTTAATGAGTGTTTCTTGACTTTCCTGTAGGCATGACAGAGCACGAGTTTTCACAACGATAGATCtattttaaaacatgttttgtacagtacaacatTGCATAACTACACAGCTATTTCAAACGTCCTTAGAGTTCCAAACTTTAGTTTTGTGTAAACACTAacagtgtttgtatgtttgaacatttgtttattcatgagaagctcatatcgacctgcaggccgcttttcttCGAGGTCACGAGGGAGGAGGTGAGGGTGAGAAAGGATATGACAAAGAGACTTAAGAGCCCAAAAAAAAATACCACACTACATTTTCTTTAAGCTTTAATCGTTCCGTTTATTAATCATTAATCTATTATTAAAGTGCTTTAAGGTGACAGTGAACTTGCATTGTCAGTCAGAGGAAACCAGCCTCAAAATAGAACCCATTATTCCTTATACATAAAATATACTTCTGTTTACCACCTTAAGACTTTGCATtgcattgttaaatctgtaagTGACCTTAATTTATCATGATTGTTTAGTAGAGACGATTGCATTTGAGATTTTGTGCAGTCAGTAAAAAAGACAAGCCCTAATGATTGATATACTGCTACCCATAATACTGCTTTTTCATTATCAGTAGCAAAAAGCCTAAAGTTGATAAGTGTTTAACTTCCTTGATTCTAACTGTAGGATTGTGCTAAAATATTTGTGAATGATAAATCTCTGAAATAGATGCATGGCTccacattgtttttttaaagcccCTTTCACATACGTCAGGTTAAAAGGTCTCGACTGGAACGAGCCTAGAATATTAGCATTCACACATACGTGAAAGCTACCGAACAATTTTAGAATCCACCTCTCTATAAAACTTCATAAGGTTCTGCCTTAATCCGACTGAAGCGAAGATCCAACGACAATGACACTGTACTATCAGGCTCGCTGCAGGggagcgtcgccaaaaacaatgaCGGTATGTGGATAgtattgataatgatgatgtacGTGAAAGGgactttaggccacagcaaatcAATTTTAGTGATGTCATAAAAGGTGCAATGATTTTTGCTTGACTTTTTCCACTTAGATCTATCATTAGATTTCGGGTcggcagaggatgtcatccgtacGATTTACTTGCTGTAGTCTAAcagaaaactaaaaaaaaaaaaaagaaaacacatttaAGAAATTGCGTTTCCCTTTGGCGATGGTCAACATGGCTATTGACAAGAAAATACCGAAAGCAGGAACATTTGTAGGATAGAAACCCTGAATGTACTTGTACTCGTATTTGTGGTGGCCTTTAGTGTAGCAGAAGATTTGTTTTATTTCCCACCCGGATTTACCATTTTCCATTATCATTAGATTTCGGGTCGGCAAAAGGTGTCATCCGAAAGActaacttgctgtggccttactgttTTAAGGCTTCCGAaattaatttcatcaggttggtagaacataggatattggagttttcttttctttttacgcAACCAGTGACTTCTTACCTGCTCGGACGTTtcgccacctacttcggctacttatgGGGGCGAgaagctagcctggaatccatcggtagcggccggaagctaaataggatggatccCAGGCtagcgagaagcagtactcgagtcagaagctctgaaaaaGGTGTCTGACggacactgaaacgtcagcaggtaagaagtcactggttgtgtaaaagagaattccaatatcctatgttttaAGGCTTCCAAGTCTTGCCATGGTCAGCCTGCCGCTGGGTGGCCTTCATGTGCTTCAGGTTGATTGACAGGCCGGACAGGGCCTTGATCAGGGTGCGGATAAACCTCCGGGTGGTCTTCACGTAATCCTCGTCCTCGGGACGAGGCTCGCCTGCATCGAGACgaagctcatttgcatactccATTGCCCCCTCGTCTCCAACGGGGCCGTGGTGCCTGGTGCTCTGAAGAGCCAGGCCTAGAAATGGAGGGAGTTGTATATTATTAGGTATCTCAAATCTACTCCACGAGCAGAGATTGGTGGAGAAGACTGTGGCCTTTTTATGATATcacgacagaaaacggggcatatgataaaaaaagtaacaatcttctccaccaaatTCTATTTAGAGAGTATATGTAAATCGTCGAGAAGATGTTGAAACGAAGAATAAAAGGAAAGATGTATAAAGAAAAACGCTTCGTTCAGAAACATTACGGTTTccttatttatctatctattataCATTCACAGATAAAGAGGACATGAAATATTACGATTTCTCCCCATCTGCTTGTAGAGCCTGACATCTTACAACCTACTTAGTATGCAGATTTTGTTATACCTTCGAGCATatgtttgtgaaatctgggGGCATCTAGAATTACCGAAGCTActcatatctgcttggaaactagAATCTTGAATAGCTTAGCCTAGAAATGGTGTGTGTCAACGTCTTCTCAACTGTTTTCCGTGAGACCAAAGTCATTTCTTAGATCATTGAACAGCTATAATTACGCAGTAAGTATAGTAAAGAGAATTGTTTGGTTGAAGGAAGAAACGTTTCCGACGCTATCGCGAAAAAGGAACAAGCAGTATGAAAAAAAGACGCTGCACTAGAAGTCTCATGCATTGGGTAAAAGAGAGTACAGGTATATATGGTACCCTtcctttaaccctcaaaccaccgtatggggtcaaaactgaccccaggcgtatataaACATgtgtcattttgacatttcgagtcgaaaacaaaattccttttatgagtttgtttgtatacatgtcttataacttctcacatgtttttaccgagattggctcattgttgattaagttatcctagaaagtttacgcatggtccagtggggtcaaaactgaccccagcaaattctgcactcatattccctattgtttgatacttgtcatctagtaacatgtatgataaggattattatgatcatagttgcaaattttaattttgtagaaacgtgaaaaaaacattttttcttaatgaacgtaaagattactgacgttgcgacgtattatgacgtcatttatgtgattttattgacgaaaacaaacaaattgggtatttccatataactcaaaggtacacgataaaacttaaatagaaattctgtatgataaatcatgatgtatccaaagacgttatttgtagatggcaacaggaacgacgtcaaaatgacgtcataaaaccTATATTCATATcgggttacactagcgaaatccgccatcttggttccgccattttgaattattttaaatgcatgttttcatcatataacctaataacacaataaaaatggaccaaaacgtttatataagattgtttctgtttgaataaacatggtaatgatgagatttgagattgaaatagccggttatagctaatctaattatatcgtccgccatctttgattttgaccg encodes the following:
- the LOC136439551 gene encoding uncharacterized protein; this encodes MAARWMWVCLVTLTFIELGSSDPRFTFVQDRLSKKEQEAVFDLFKKHWRPGVSDAAFEEYLTRIVYSPTILKENLPARIVELLRALDNMERLELVREVRELMDFREEQNPNIGRGLKEQGEKGEDNVNTKKTKKGDTDKKEMHIKGPGLKEEDEKIKNEQKLVAALKAKKKEKKEKKKQEG
- the LOC136439607 gene encoding uncharacterized protein; translation: MCVRVGPKMRAVLLFVTLALGVSRVQARPKRSACKAILAEVNGGRWKDMPQDIITECRLALQSTRHHGPVGDEGAMEYANELRLDAGEPRPEDEDYVKTTRRFIRTLIKALSGLSINLKHMKATQRQADHGKTWKP